The following coding sequences lie in one Glycine soja cultivar W05 chromosome 16, ASM419377v2, whole genome shotgun sequence genomic window:
- the LOC114390966 gene encoding G-type lectin S-receptor-like serine/threonine-protein kinase At1g11300 isoform X1: MVTILVRSTTIEHQLQREFWWQTWNQTPQTQSCCISIHKESTIIQRTSRFSTFKTIRFMGFLTLTNYLIFLLIFSSFYMGVISVNDTITSTRFIRDPETIISSNGDFKLGFFSPEKSTHRYVAIWYLAETYIIWIANRDQPLSDLSGPGVFKIHKDGNLVVLNAQNRVIWSTNVSITATNTTAQLDDSGNLILRDVTNGKTLWDSFTHPADAAVPSMKIAANRLTGKKIEYVSWKSSSDPSSGYFTGSLERLDAPEVYFWYNKTKPYWRTGPWNGRVFLGSPRMSTEYLYGWRFEPNDSGTAYLTYNFENPSMFGVLTISPHGTLKLVEFLNKKIFLELEVDQNKCDLYGTCGPFGSCDNSTLPICSCFEGFEPRNPEEWNRENWTSGCVRNVQLNCGKLNNTSDVQQDRFRVYQNMKVPDFAKRLLGSDQDRCGTSCLGNCSCLAYAYDPYIGCMYWNSDLIDLQKFPNGGVDLFIRVPANLLVAAAGGKKRRENMGLLIGITGAIGALIIAVGAYLLWRKFTPKHTGNQPQNMITGDQKQIKLEELPLFEFEKLSTATNNFHLANMLGKGGFGPVYKGQLDNGQEIAVKRLSKASGQGLEEFMNEVVVISKLQHRNLVRLLGCCIERDEQMLVYEFMPNKSLDSFLFDPLQRKILDWKKRFNIIEGIARGILYLHRDSRLRIIHRDLKASNILLDDEMHPKISDFGLARIVRSGDDDEANTKRVVGTYGYMPPEYAMEGIFSEKSDVYSFGVLLLEIVSGRRNTSFYNNEQSLSLVGYAWKLWNEGNIKSIIDLEIQDPMFEKSILRCIHIGLLCVQELTKERPTISTVVLMLISEITHLPPPRQVAFVQKQNCQSSESSQKSQFNSNNNVTISEIQGR; encoded by the exons ATGGTCACTATCTTGGTGCGTAGCACTACAATTGAACACCAACTGCAACGCGAATTTTGGTGGCAAACATGGAATCAAACTCCTCAAACCCAAAGTTGTTGTATTAGCATTCACAAAGAGAGCACCATCATCCAAAGAACGTCAAGATTCTCCACATTCAAAACCATTAGATTCATGGGTTTTCTAACTCTCACTAATTACTTGATTTTTTTGCTCATATTTTCCAGCTTCTATATGGGTGTAATCTCTGTGAATGATACCATCACATCAACCAGATTCATCAGGGACCCTGAGACTATAATCTCAAGCAACGGTGACTTCAAGCTAGGATTCTTCAGCCCTGAAAAATCCACACATCGCTATGTAGCTATCTGGTATCTCGCTGAAACCTACATCATATGGATAGCCAATAGAGACCAACCACTTAGTGATTTATCTGGGCCTGGGGTGTTCAAAATTCACAAGGATGGGAATCTTGTGGTATTGAATGCACAAAATAGGGTCATATGGTCAACAAATGTGTCAATTACTGCTACCAATACAACTGCTCAACTTGATGATTCGGGAAATCTGATCCTGCGTGATGTCACAAATGGAAAAACATTATGGGACAGTTTCACACACCCTGCTGATGCTGCAGTGCCATCGATGAAGATTGCTGCCAACAGGCTCACAG GTAAGAAAATCGAGTATGTGTCATGGAAAAGCAGTTCAGATCCTTCTTCTGGGTACTTCACAGGGAGCCTTGAACGGTTGGATGCTCCAGAAGTCTATTTTTGGTACAACAAAACAAAGCCATATTGGAGAACTGGTCCATGGAATGGAAGGGTCTTCCTTGGGTCACCAAGGATGTCAACTGAGTACCTATATGGCTGGCGTTTTGAGCCTAATGATAGTGGAACAGCTTATCTAACCTACAACTTTGAAAACCCTTCTATGTTTGGAGTCCTGACCATAAGTCcacatggaacacttaaattggtagagtttttgaacaaaaagataTTTCTGGAGCTTGAGGTGGATCAAAATAAGTGTGACCTTTATGGGACATGTGGGCCTTTTGGAAGCTGTGATAACTCAACATTACCAATTTGCAGCTGTTTTGAGGGGTTTGAGCCCAGAAATCCAGAGGAATGGAACAGGGAAAATTGGACTAGTGGATGTGTGAGGAATGTGCAACTGAATTGTGGCAAGTTGAATAATACGAGTGATGTTCAACAAGATCGGTTTCGGGTGTACCAAAATATGAAAGTGCCTGACTTTGCAAAGAGATTATTAGGTAGTGACCAAGACAGATGCGGAACAAGTTGCTTAGGAAATTGCTCTTGCTTGGCATATGCATATGATCCTTACATTGGTTGCATGTATTGGAATAGTGACTTGATTGATTTGCAGAAATTTCCAAATGGAGGGGTTGATCTCTTCATTCGTGTGCCAGCAAATCTTCTAGTTGCAG CAGCGGGTGgtaaaaagagaagagaaaacatGGGATTACTCATTGGCATTACTGGGGCAATTGGAGCATTAATCATAGCTGTCGGTGCTTATCTTTTGTGGCGGAAGTTTACTCCTAAGCATACAG GAAATCAGCCTCAAAACATGATTACCGGAgaccaaaaacaaattaaactgGAAGAGCTGCCACTGTTTGAATTCGAAAAGCTATCAACTGCTACAAACAACTTTCACTTGGCCAATATGCTTGGCAAGGGAGGTTTTGGTCCGGTATACAAg GGGCAATTGGATAACGGACAAGAAATTGCCGTGAAAAGACTTTCAAAAGCATCTGGACAAGGATTGGAAGAATTTATGAATGAAGTTGTTGTGATTTCTAAACTTCAACATCGCAATCTAGTGAGACTTCTTGGTTGTTGTATAGAACGAGATGAACAAATGTTGGTATATGAGTTTATGCCAAATAAAAGTTTGGATTCATTTCTATTTG ATCCACTCCAAAGGAAAATACTAGATTGGAAAAAACGCTTCAACATAATTGAAGGAATAGCTAGAGGAATACTTTATCTTCATAGAGACTCAAGACTAAGGATTATACACAGAGATCTTAAAGCAAGCAACATCTTACTAGATGATGAGATGCATCCCAAAATATCAGACTTTGGTTTAGCTAGAATTGTTAGaagtggtgatgatgatgaagctAACACGAAAAGGGTTGTTGGAACTTA TGGTTATATGCCGCCTGAATATGCAATGGAGGGAATTTTCTCAGAAAAATCAGATGTCTATAGCTTTGGAGTGTTGTTGCTAGAGATTGTAAGCGGACGAAGAAACACTAGCTTTTATAACAATGAGCAATCACTTAGCCTTGTTGGATAT gcATGGAAACTATGGAATGAAGGCAACATCAAGTCTATAATAGATCTAGAGATACAGGATCCAATGTTCGAAAAGAGTATATTGAGGTGCATACATATAGGACTTCTATGTGTGCAAGAACTTACAAAAGAAAGACCAACTATCTCCACTGTGGTTTTGATGCTCATAAGTGAGATTACACATCTTCCTCCTCCAAGGCAAGTTGCATTTGTTCAGAAACAAAATTGTCAAAGTTCAGAGTCTTCTCAAAAAAGTCAatttaattcaaacaacaatgtaACTATAAGTGAAATTCAAGGTAGATAA
- the LOC114390966 gene encoding G-type lectin S-receptor-like serine/threonine-protein kinase At1g11300 isoform X2 — MVTILVRSTTIEHQLQREFWWQTWNQTPQTQSCCISIHKESTIIQRTSRFSTFKTIRFMGFLTLTNYLIFLLIFSSFYMGVISVNDTITSTRFIRDPETIISSNGDFKLGFFSPEKSTHRYVAIWYLAETYIIWIANRDQPLSDLSGPGVFKIHKDGNLVVLNAQNRVIWSTNVSITATNTTAQLDDSGNLILRDVTNGKTLWDSFTHPADAAVPSMKIAANRLTGKKIEYVSWKSSSDPSSGYFTGSLERLDAPEVYFWYNKTKPYWRTGPWNGRVFLGSPRMSTEYLYGWRFEPNDSGTAYLTYNFENPSMFGVLTISPHGTLKLVEFLNKKIFLELEVDQNKCDLYGTCGPFGSCDNSTLPICSCFEGFEPRNPEEWNRENWTSGCVRNVQLNCGKLNNTSDVQQDRFRVYQNMKVPDFAKRLLGSDQDRCGTSCLGNCSCLAYAYDPYIGCMYWNSDLIDLQKFPNGGVDLFIRVPANLLVAAGGKKRRENMGLLIGITGAIGALIIAVGAYLLWRKFTPKHTGNQPQNMITGDQKQIKLEELPLFEFEKLSTATNNFHLANMLGKGGFGPVYKGQLDNGQEIAVKRLSKASGQGLEEFMNEVVVISKLQHRNLVRLLGCCIERDEQMLVYEFMPNKSLDSFLFDPLQRKILDWKKRFNIIEGIARGILYLHRDSRLRIIHRDLKASNILLDDEMHPKISDFGLARIVRSGDDDEANTKRVVGTYGYMPPEYAMEGIFSEKSDVYSFGVLLLEIVSGRRNTSFYNNEQSLSLVGYAWKLWNEGNIKSIIDLEIQDPMFEKSILRCIHIGLLCVQELTKERPTISTVVLMLISEITHLPPPRQVAFVQKQNCQSSESSQKSQFNSNNNVTISEIQGR; from the exons ATGGTCACTATCTTGGTGCGTAGCACTACAATTGAACACCAACTGCAACGCGAATTTTGGTGGCAAACATGGAATCAAACTCCTCAAACCCAAAGTTGTTGTATTAGCATTCACAAAGAGAGCACCATCATCCAAAGAACGTCAAGATTCTCCACATTCAAAACCATTAGATTCATGGGTTTTCTAACTCTCACTAATTACTTGATTTTTTTGCTCATATTTTCCAGCTTCTATATGGGTGTAATCTCTGTGAATGATACCATCACATCAACCAGATTCATCAGGGACCCTGAGACTATAATCTCAAGCAACGGTGACTTCAAGCTAGGATTCTTCAGCCCTGAAAAATCCACACATCGCTATGTAGCTATCTGGTATCTCGCTGAAACCTACATCATATGGATAGCCAATAGAGACCAACCACTTAGTGATTTATCTGGGCCTGGGGTGTTCAAAATTCACAAGGATGGGAATCTTGTGGTATTGAATGCACAAAATAGGGTCATATGGTCAACAAATGTGTCAATTACTGCTACCAATACAACTGCTCAACTTGATGATTCGGGAAATCTGATCCTGCGTGATGTCACAAATGGAAAAACATTATGGGACAGTTTCACACACCCTGCTGATGCTGCAGTGCCATCGATGAAGATTGCTGCCAACAGGCTCACAG GTAAGAAAATCGAGTATGTGTCATGGAAAAGCAGTTCAGATCCTTCTTCTGGGTACTTCACAGGGAGCCTTGAACGGTTGGATGCTCCAGAAGTCTATTTTTGGTACAACAAAACAAAGCCATATTGGAGAACTGGTCCATGGAATGGAAGGGTCTTCCTTGGGTCACCAAGGATGTCAACTGAGTACCTATATGGCTGGCGTTTTGAGCCTAATGATAGTGGAACAGCTTATCTAACCTACAACTTTGAAAACCCTTCTATGTTTGGAGTCCTGACCATAAGTCcacatggaacacttaaattggtagagtttttgaacaaaaagataTTTCTGGAGCTTGAGGTGGATCAAAATAAGTGTGACCTTTATGGGACATGTGGGCCTTTTGGAAGCTGTGATAACTCAACATTACCAATTTGCAGCTGTTTTGAGGGGTTTGAGCCCAGAAATCCAGAGGAATGGAACAGGGAAAATTGGACTAGTGGATGTGTGAGGAATGTGCAACTGAATTGTGGCAAGTTGAATAATACGAGTGATGTTCAACAAGATCGGTTTCGGGTGTACCAAAATATGAAAGTGCCTGACTTTGCAAAGAGATTATTAGGTAGTGACCAAGACAGATGCGGAACAAGTTGCTTAGGAAATTGCTCTTGCTTGGCATATGCATATGATCCTTACATTGGTTGCATGTATTGGAATAGTGACTTGATTGATTTGCAGAAATTTCCAAATGGAGGGGTTGATCTCTTCATTCGTGTGCCAGCAAATCTTCTAGTTGCAG CGGGTGgtaaaaagagaagagaaaacatGGGATTACTCATTGGCATTACTGGGGCAATTGGAGCATTAATCATAGCTGTCGGTGCTTATCTTTTGTGGCGGAAGTTTACTCCTAAGCATACAG GAAATCAGCCTCAAAACATGATTACCGGAgaccaaaaacaaattaaactgGAAGAGCTGCCACTGTTTGAATTCGAAAAGCTATCAACTGCTACAAACAACTTTCACTTGGCCAATATGCTTGGCAAGGGAGGTTTTGGTCCGGTATACAAg GGGCAATTGGATAACGGACAAGAAATTGCCGTGAAAAGACTTTCAAAAGCATCTGGACAAGGATTGGAAGAATTTATGAATGAAGTTGTTGTGATTTCTAAACTTCAACATCGCAATCTAGTGAGACTTCTTGGTTGTTGTATAGAACGAGATGAACAAATGTTGGTATATGAGTTTATGCCAAATAAAAGTTTGGATTCATTTCTATTTG ATCCACTCCAAAGGAAAATACTAGATTGGAAAAAACGCTTCAACATAATTGAAGGAATAGCTAGAGGAATACTTTATCTTCATAGAGACTCAAGACTAAGGATTATACACAGAGATCTTAAAGCAAGCAACATCTTACTAGATGATGAGATGCATCCCAAAATATCAGACTTTGGTTTAGCTAGAATTGTTAGaagtggtgatgatgatgaagctAACACGAAAAGGGTTGTTGGAACTTA TGGTTATATGCCGCCTGAATATGCAATGGAGGGAATTTTCTCAGAAAAATCAGATGTCTATAGCTTTGGAGTGTTGTTGCTAGAGATTGTAAGCGGACGAAGAAACACTAGCTTTTATAACAATGAGCAATCACTTAGCCTTGTTGGATAT gcATGGAAACTATGGAATGAAGGCAACATCAAGTCTATAATAGATCTAGAGATACAGGATCCAATGTTCGAAAAGAGTATATTGAGGTGCATACATATAGGACTTCTATGTGTGCAAGAACTTACAAAAGAAAGACCAACTATCTCCACTGTGGTTTTGATGCTCATAAGTGAGATTACACATCTTCCTCCTCCAAGGCAAGTTGCATTTGTTCAGAAACAAAATTGTCAAAGTTCAGAGTCTTCTCAAAAAAGTCAatttaattcaaacaacaatgtaACTATAAGTGAAATTCAAGGTAGATAA